Proteins encoded in a region of the Streptomyces sp. NBC_01298 genome:
- a CDS encoding IS256 family transposase: protein MLSVVNEDGTTQSSSLMDDIVRERTRRMLAAPLEAEATQYIAELGCERDEAGRRLVVRNGHHRERTVTTAAGPIAVKAPRVNDKRVDGETGERKRFSSKILAPWCRKSPKISEVLPLLYLHGLSSGDFVPAMEQFLGSAAGLSSSTVTRLTKQWSDDHAAFQDRDLSGSDYVYVWSDGVRPKVRLGQARSCVLALMGVRTDGSKELIALAEGLRESTESWADLLRDCRRRGMHDPELVVGDGARGLWRALAEVFPQARHQRCWVHKTRNVINALPKSAQPGARKALQEIYNAEDRDHAEKAVEDFGRAYGAKWPKAVKKITDDTDELLAFYDFPAEHWVHLRTTNPIESTFSTVRLRTKVTRGAGSPAAAIAMVFKLAESAQARWRSITAPHLVALVRNGARFENGHLVERTEQGAA from the coding sequence GTGCTGAGCGTAGTCAACGAGGACGGCACCACGCAGAGCAGCTCCCTGATGGACGACATCGTCCGTGAGCGCACCCGTCGGATGCTCGCTGCGCCCCTGGAAGCGGAAGCCACTCAGTACATAGCCGAGTTGGGTTGCGAGCGCGACGAGGCCGGTCGCCGTCTTGTGGTCCGTAACGGCCACCATCGCGAGCGGACGGTGACCACTGCCGCCGGCCCGATTGCAGTGAAGGCGCCGCGAGTGAACGACAAGCGGGTCGATGGCGAGACGGGCGAGCGCAAGCGGTTCTCGTCGAAGATCCTCGCCCCATGGTGCCGGAAGTCCCCGAAGATCAGCGAGGTTCTGCCCCTGCTCTACCTGCACGGTCTGTCCTCCGGCGACTTCGTGCCCGCGATGGAGCAGTTCCTCGGCTCGGCCGCTGGGCTCTCGTCGTCCACGGTGACCCGGCTGACCAAGCAGTGGAGCGATGACCACGCCGCCTTCCAGGACCGAGACCTCTCCGGATCTGACTACGTGTATGTGTGGTCCGACGGCGTCCGCCCCAAGGTCCGCCTCGGCCAGGCCCGCTCATGCGTACTGGCCCTCATGGGCGTGCGAACCGACGGTAGTAAGGAGTTGATCGCGCTCGCCGAGGGCCTGCGCGAGTCGACCGAGTCCTGGGCCGACCTCCTACGAGACTGCCGTCGGCGCGGCATGCACGATCCCGAGCTCGTCGTCGGCGACGGCGCCAGGGGGCTGTGGCGGGCCCTGGCCGAGGTGTTTCCACAGGCCAGGCATCAAAGGTGCTGGGTTCACAAAACCCGGAACGTGATCAACGCCCTGCCGAAATCGGCCCAGCCCGGCGCGAGAAAGGCGCTGCAGGAGATCTACAACGCCGAGGACCGCGATCACGCCGAGAAAGCGGTAGAGGACTTCGGGCGGGCCTACGGCGCGAAGTGGCCCAAGGCCGTCAAGAAGATCACCGACGACACCGATGAACTCCTGGCGTTCTACGACTTCCCGGCCGAGCACTGGGTGCACCTGCGCACGACAAATCCGATCGAGTCGACCTTCAGCACGGTGAGGCTACGGACCAAGGTCACCCGCGGCGCCGGCAGCCCGGCCGCGGCCATAGCGATGGTGTTCAAGCTCGCCGAGTCCGCCCAGGCCCGCTGGCGCTCGATCACCGCACCCCACCTCGTCGCCCTCGTCCGAAACGGCGCCCGCTTCGAAAACGGTCACCTTGTCGAGCGCACCGAACAGGGAGCTGCGTGA